Proteins found in one Acidobacteriota bacterium genomic segment:
- a CDS encoding short-chain dehydrogenase: protein MGFPKVVVVTGASAGVGRSTARLFAKKGADVALIARGIDGLEAAKREIEAFGRRALVLPIDISDAEAVENAATSTEQELGPIDVWANVAMVSVFSPFTKMTAAEFKRVTDVTYLGYVYGTMSALRRMQSRNRGTIVQVGSALAYRSIPLQSAYCGAKHAIVGFTDSIRCELEHIKSRVRITAVHLPALNTPQFSWVKSRLPRKPQPVPPIFQPEVAAKAIVHAATHPRRELWVGASTVAAIQVQKFIPGLLDEYLGKTGYDSQQYDGPADPNRPNNLWKPLPGDSGAHGEFDHRAHNRSWQSTLNLNRRWIGWGVLVAGVAAALLAGPPAVTDEAVTKEAA, encoded by the coding sequence ATGGGATTCCCTAAAGTAGTCGTTGTTACCGGAGCATCCGCTGGAGTTGGTCGTTCTACCGCTCGTTTATTCGCAAAAAAAGGCGCTGATGTCGCTCTGATTGCACGTGGAATCGACGGTTTAGAGGCAGCAAAGCGCGAAATTGAAGCCTTTGGACGCCGCGCTTTGGTCCTTCCAATCGACATTTCCGACGCTGAAGCCGTCGAAAATGCGGCTACCAGCACCGAACAAGAGCTCGGACCGATCGACGTTTGGGCCAATGTGGCCATGGTTTCGGTCTTTTCGCCGTTCACAAAAATGACTGCCGCGGAGTTTAAACGCGTCACCGACGTCACTTATTTGGGCTATGTGTACGGCACAATGTCGGCTTTGCGACGCATGCAGTCGCGCAATCGCGGCACAATTGTGCAGGTTGGATCGGCTTTGGCGTACCGAAGTATCCCTTTGCAGTCGGCTTATTGCGGCGCTAAACACGCTATTGTGGGCTTCACCGACTCCATTCGGTGCGAGCTAGAGCACATAAAAAGCAGAGTTCGGATCACTGCAGTGCACCTTCCGGCGCTCAATACGCCGCAATTTAGCTGGGTTAAGAGCCGTTTGCCGCGCAAACCGCAGCCTGTTCCGCCCATCTTTCAGCCGGAAGTGGCAGCCAAAGCGATCGTCCATGCGGCCACTCATCCCCGCCGAGAACTCTGGGTTGGCGCCTCGACGGTCGCCGCCATCCAGGTGCAAAAATTCATTCCCGGACTGCTCGACGAGTACCTCGGCAAGACCGGATACGACTCGCAACAATATGATGGCCCTGCCGATCCGAATCGCCCCAACAATCTCTGGAAGCCGCTGCCTGGCGATTCAGGTGCTCACGGAGAATTTGATCATCGCGCGCACAACCGGAGCTGGCAATCGACTCTCAACCTCAATCGCCGCTGGATCGGATGGGGAGTGCTGGTCGCCGGAGTTGCAGCAGCGCTGCTTGCCGGACCGCCTGCCGTGACCGATGAAGCTGTGACAAAAGAAGCAGCTTGA